In Amia ocellicauda isolate fAmiCal2 chromosome 7, fAmiCal2.hap1, whole genome shotgun sequence, one genomic interval encodes:
- the man2b1 gene encoding lysosomal alpha-mannosidase isoform X1: protein MASPVLSAAAAILLLLSEAGGFPARAPTAEPPRCGYESCPVTQPSMLNVHMVPHTHDDVGWLKTVDQYYYGDRNEIQHAGVQYILDSVVQALQQDPRRRFIYVETAFLYRWWRQQSAETRRAVTQLISQGRLELVGGGWCMNDEATVLYSAVIDQMTLGLRFLNDTFGRCGRPRVAWHIDPFGHAREQASLFAQMGFDGFFFGRLDYQDKAQRMRSRTMEMLWRASESLVPSNADLFTGVLPNGYNPPAGFCWDQLCDDPPIRDDPALEDYNVDSVVKKFLQAARDQAALYKTNHIIMTMGSDFQYENANLWFKNLDKLIHYVNAQVRSQGSGVNVLYSTPSCYLQELHRANLTWPVKTDDFFPYADTPHSFWTGYFSSRPALKRYERKSNGLLQVCNQLEVLGGAASRRGPHGSGDSDTLRRAMGVAQHHDAVAGTEKQHVANDYAQRLASGWAHCEPLVSNVLSVLSGSVSPHSYCGSLNISVCPVSEDNHQFSVTVYNPMGSAVSWSVRLPVNGSLYSVTDPRGQPVDSQVVPVSNFTRAVRRDRGYAAYELVFPARVPPLGFSTYSVSLLQRSWQGPPPPQPGAPPSIQNEFVKVTFDPDTGLLSSISNLETQQTLRLSQNFYWYNASVGNSDSAQPSGAYIFRPNTSSPFPVSTRAQTFTVQTPLFQEVYQEFSPWVSQVVRLPRGGHQLELEWTVGPIPVGDGLGKEVISRFDSDINSSGLFYTDSNGREILERRRDFRPTWDLKQTEPIAGNYYPVNTRIFIKDGRSQLTVLTDRSQGGSSIKDGSLELMLHRRLLQDDFRGVGEALSEPGDYYDGLVVRGKLLVSLSPPALAADTHRPEAHRQALPPLLSLQPGKTVAGQRLEFSGLQAELPPAVQLLTLSQWDSESVLLRLEHRYQRGESVAHSHPVTVNLQKLFSTLEVEGVSEMSLAANQWKEEMTRLDWRGETDAKPLHSREGSPSGSEVTLQPMEIRTFLLRVRRR from the exons ATGGCTTCACCGGTGCTGTCAGCTGCCGCGGCGATTTTGCTGCTTCTGTCCGAGGCTGGGGGCTTCCCTGCCCGGGCCCCGACTGCCGAGCCTCCGCGGTGCGGGTAcgag tcCTGTCCCGTGACCCAGCCCTCGATGCTCAATGTCCACATGGTCCCTCACACTCATGATGACGTGGGCTGGCTCAAGACTGTGGACCAGTACTACTACGGAG ACCGCAATGAGATCCAGCACGCGGGGGTGCAGTACATCCTGGACTCGGTGGTGCAGGCGCTGCAGCAGGACCCCCGGCGGCGCTTCATCTACGTGGAGACGGCCTTCCTGTACCGCTGGTGGAGACAGCAGAGCGCAGAGACGCGGCGCGCCGTCACTCAGCTCATCAGCCAGG GCCGGCTGGagctggtgggggggggctggTGCATGAACGACGAGGCGACGGTGCTGTACAGCGCGGTGATCGACCAGATGACCCTGGGCCTGCGCTTCCTGAATGACACGTTTGGGCGCTGCGGCCGGCCGCGCGTTGCCTGGCACATCGACCCCTTCGGCCACGCCCGGGAGCAGGCCTCGCTGTTTGCACAG atGGGGTTCGATGGGTTCTTCTTCGGCAGGCTGGACTACCAGGACAAGGCCCAGAGGATGCGCTCGCGGACCATGGAGATGCTGTGGAGGGCGAGCGAGAGCCTGGTGCCGTCCAACGCTGACCTTTTCACTG GCGTGCTGCCCAATGGCTACAACCCCCCGGCCGGATTCTGCTGGGACCAGCTGTGTGACGACCCGCCGATCCGTGATGACCCGGCACTGGAGGACTACAACGTGGACAGCGTGGTCAAGAAATTCCTGCAGGCCGCCCGTGACCAG GCTGCTCTGTACAAGACCAATCACATCATCATGACGATGGGCTCGGACTTCCAGTACGAGAACGCCAACCTGTGGTTCAAGAACCTGGACAAGCTGATCCACTACGTCAACGCACAGGTCAGG TCGCAGGGCAGTGGGGTGAATGTCCTCTACTCCACCCCCTCCTGTTACCTGCAGGAGCTGCACCGTGCAAACCTCACCTG GCCGGTGAAGACGGACGATTTCTTCCCCTACGCCGACACTCCACACAGCTTCTGGACGGGCTACTTCAGCAGCCGGCCGGCGCTCAAACGCTACGAGAGGAAGAGCAATGGCCTGCTGCAG GTGTGTAACCAGCTGGAGGTGCTGGGCGGGGCTGCATCCCGGAGAGGTCCCCATGGCAGTGGAGACAGTGACACGCTCA GGAGGGCGATGGGCGTGGCCCAGCACCATGACGCGGTGGCAGGGACCGAGAAGCAGCACGTTGCCAACGACTATGCCCAGAGACTGGCCAGCGGGTGGGCCCACTGCGAG CCGCTGGTCAGTAACGTTCTGTCGGTCCTGAGTGGCTCAGTGTCCCCTCACTCCTACTGCGGCAGCCTCAACATCAGCGTGTGTCCCGTCTCTGAGGACAACCACCAG tTCTCGGTGACCGTATATAATCCGATGGGCAGTGCGGTCAGTTGGTCAGTGCGGCTTCCTGTCAACGGCTCTCTGTACAGCGTGACGGACCCCCGCGGACAGCCTGTGGACAGCCAG GTGGTCCCGGTGTCGAACTTCACGCGGGCGGTGCGGAGGGACAGGGGCTACGCGGCCTATGAGCTGGTCTTCCCGGCCAGGGTCCCCCCTCTGGGCTTCAGCACCTACTCCGTGTCCCTGCTTCAGAGGAGCTGGCAGGGCCCGCCGCCCCCCCAGCCTGGCGCCCCCCCCTCCATACAGAACGAG TTCGTGAAGGTGACCTTTGACCCTGACACCGGGCTGCTCAGCAGCATCAGTAACCTGGAGACCCAGCAGACCCTGCGTCTCTCTCAGAACTTCTACTG GTACAATGCCAGCGTGGGAAACTCGGACAGTGCTCAGCCGTCGGGCGCCTACATCTTCAGACCCAACACCTCCAGCCCCTTCCCTGTCAGCACCAGAGCGCAGACGTTCACCGTGCAG acCCCTCTGTTTCAGGAAGTGTATCAGGAGTTCAGCCCCTGGGTGTCGCAGGTGGTGCGTCTGCCCCGGGGGGGGCATCAGCTGGAGCTGGAGTGGACTGTGGGGCCGATCCCCGTGGG ggaTGGTCTGGGTAAGGAGGTGATCTCCAGGTTTGACTCTGACATCAACTCGTCTGGCCTGTTCTACACTGACTCCAATGGCAGAGAGATCCTGGAGCGCAG GAGGGATTTCCGACCCACCTGGGATCTGAAGCAGACGGAGCCGATCGCTGGGAACTACTACCCTGTCAACACGCGCATCTTCATCAAG gacggCCGCTCCCAGCTCACAGTGCTGACTGACCGCTCTCAGGGTGGCAGCAGCATCAAGGACGGCTCTCTGGAGCTCATG ctgcACCGGCGCCTGCTGCAGGATGACTTCCGGGGCGTGGGGGAGGCCCTGTCCGAGCCGGGCGATTACTACGACGGGCTGGTGGTGCGGGGGAAGCTGCTGGTGTCCCTGAGCCCCCCAGCGCTCGCCGCGGACACCCACCGGCCCGAGGCGCACCGTCAGGCCCTGCCCCCCCTGCTCTCACTGCAGCCGGGCAAGACTGTTGCAGGACAGAGACTGGAG tTCTCTGGGCTGCAGGCCGAGTTGCCCCCCGCTGTCCAGCTGCTCACCTTGTCTCAGTGGGACAGCGAGTCCGTGCTGCTCAGACTGGAGCACCGGTACCAGCGCGGAGAGAGCGTGGCCCACTCCCACCCGGTCACCGTCAACCTGCAG AAGCTGTTCTCTACCCTGGAGGTGGAGGGTGTGTCTGAGATGAGCCTCGCAGCCAATCAGTGGAAAGAAGAGATGACACGTCTGGACTGGAGGGGCGAGACag ATGCGAAGCCCCTGCACTCCAGGGAGGGCAGCCCCTCGGGGTCAGAGGTCACGCTGCAGCCGATGGAGATCCGGACCTTCCTGCTGAGAGTGCGCCGGCGCTGA
- the man2b1 gene encoding lysosomal alpha-mannosidase isoform X2, with amino-acid sequence MASPVLSAAAAILLLLSEAGGFPARAPTAEPPRCGYESCPVTQPSMLNVHMVPHTHDDVGWLKTVDQYYYGDRNEIQHAGVQYILDSVVQALQQDPRRRFIYVETAFLYRWWRQQSAETRRAVTQLISQGRLELVGGGWCMNDEATVLYSAVIDQMTLGLRFLNDTFGRCGRPRVAWHIDPFGHAREQASLFAQMGFDGFFFGRLDYQDKAQRMRSRTMEMLWRASESLVPSNADLFTGVLPNGYNPPAGFCWDQLCDDPPIRDDPALEDYNVDSVVKKFLQAARDQAALYKTNHIIMTMGSDFQYENANLWFKNLDKLIHYVNAQSQGSGVNVLYSTPSCYLQELHRANLTWPVKTDDFFPYADTPHSFWTGYFSSRPALKRYERKSNGLLQVCNQLEVLGGAASRRGPHGSGDSDTLRRAMGVAQHHDAVAGTEKQHVANDYAQRLASGWAHCEPLVSNVLSVLSGSVSPHSYCGSLNISVCPVSEDNHQFSVTVYNPMGSAVSWSVRLPVNGSLYSVTDPRGQPVDSQVVPVSNFTRAVRRDRGYAAYELVFPARVPPLGFSTYSVSLLQRSWQGPPPPQPGAPPSIQNEFVKVTFDPDTGLLSSISNLETQQTLRLSQNFYWYNASVGNSDSAQPSGAYIFRPNTSSPFPVSTRAQTFTVQTPLFQEVYQEFSPWVSQVVRLPRGGHQLELEWTVGPIPVGDGLGKEVISRFDSDINSSGLFYTDSNGREILERRRDFRPTWDLKQTEPIAGNYYPVNTRIFIKDGRSQLTVLTDRSQGGSSIKDGSLELMLHRRLLQDDFRGVGEALSEPGDYYDGLVVRGKLLVSLSPPALAADTHRPEAHRQALPPLLSLQPGKTVAGQRLEFSGLQAELPPAVQLLTLSQWDSESVLLRLEHRYQRGESVAHSHPVTVNLQKLFSTLEVEGVSEMSLAANQWKEEMTRLDWRGETDAKPLHSREGSPSGSEVTLQPMEIRTFLLRVRRR; translated from the exons ATGGCTTCACCGGTGCTGTCAGCTGCCGCGGCGATTTTGCTGCTTCTGTCCGAGGCTGGGGGCTTCCCTGCCCGGGCCCCGACTGCCGAGCCTCCGCGGTGCGGGTAcgag tcCTGTCCCGTGACCCAGCCCTCGATGCTCAATGTCCACATGGTCCCTCACACTCATGATGACGTGGGCTGGCTCAAGACTGTGGACCAGTACTACTACGGAG ACCGCAATGAGATCCAGCACGCGGGGGTGCAGTACATCCTGGACTCGGTGGTGCAGGCGCTGCAGCAGGACCCCCGGCGGCGCTTCATCTACGTGGAGACGGCCTTCCTGTACCGCTGGTGGAGACAGCAGAGCGCAGAGACGCGGCGCGCCGTCACTCAGCTCATCAGCCAGG GCCGGCTGGagctggtgggggggggctggTGCATGAACGACGAGGCGACGGTGCTGTACAGCGCGGTGATCGACCAGATGACCCTGGGCCTGCGCTTCCTGAATGACACGTTTGGGCGCTGCGGCCGGCCGCGCGTTGCCTGGCACATCGACCCCTTCGGCCACGCCCGGGAGCAGGCCTCGCTGTTTGCACAG atGGGGTTCGATGGGTTCTTCTTCGGCAGGCTGGACTACCAGGACAAGGCCCAGAGGATGCGCTCGCGGACCATGGAGATGCTGTGGAGGGCGAGCGAGAGCCTGGTGCCGTCCAACGCTGACCTTTTCACTG GCGTGCTGCCCAATGGCTACAACCCCCCGGCCGGATTCTGCTGGGACCAGCTGTGTGACGACCCGCCGATCCGTGATGACCCGGCACTGGAGGACTACAACGTGGACAGCGTGGTCAAGAAATTCCTGCAGGCCGCCCGTGACCAG GCTGCTCTGTACAAGACCAATCACATCATCATGACGATGGGCTCGGACTTCCAGTACGAGAACGCCAACCTGTGGTTCAAGAACCTGGACAAGCTGATCCACTACGTCAACGCACAG TCGCAGGGCAGTGGGGTGAATGTCCTCTACTCCACCCCCTCCTGTTACCTGCAGGAGCTGCACCGTGCAAACCTCACCTG GCCGGTGAAGACGGACGATTTCTTCCCCTACGCCGACACTCCACACAGCTTCTGGACGGGCTACTTCAGCAGCCGGCCGGCGCTCAAACGCTACGAGAGGAAGAGCAATGGCCTGCTGCAG GTGTGTAACCAGCTGGAGGTGCTGGGCGGGGCTGCATCCCGGAGAGGTCCCCATGGCAGTGGAGACAGTGACACGCTCA GGAGGGCGATGGGCGTGGCCCAGCACCATGACGCGGTGGCAGGGACCGAGAAGCAGCACGTTGCCAACGACTATGCCCAGAGACTGGCCAGCGGGTGGGCCCACTGCGAG CCGCTGGTCAGTAACGTTCTGTCGGTCCTGAGTGGCTCAGTGTCCCCTCACTCCTACTGCGGCAGCCTCAACATCAGCGTGTGTCCCGTCTCTGAGGACAACCACCAG tTCTCGGTGACCGTATATAATCCGATGGGCAGTGCGGTCAGTTGGTCAGTGCGGCTTCCTGTCAACGGCTCTCTGTACAGCGTGACGGACCCCCGCGGACAGCCTGTGGACAGCCAG GTGGTCCCGGTGTCGAACTTCACGCGGGCGGTGCGGAGGGACAGGGGCTACGCGGCCTATGAGCTGGTCTTCCCGGCCAGGGTCCCCCCTCTGGGCTTCAGCACCTACTCCGTGTCCCTGCTTCAGAGGAGCTGGCAGGGCCCGCCGCCCCCCCAGCCTGGCGCCCCCCCCTCCATACAGAACGAG TTCGTGAAGGTGACCTTTGACCCTGACACCGGGCTGCTCAGCAGCATCAGTAACCTGGAGACCCAGCAGACCCTGCGTCTCTCTCAGAACTTCTACTG GTACAATGCCAGCGTGGGAAACTCGGACAGTGCTCAGCCGTCGGGCGCCTACATCTTCAGACCCAACACCTCCAGCCCCTTCCCTGTCAGCACCAGAGCGCAGACGTTCACCGTGCAG acCCCTCTGTTTCAGGAAGTGTATCAGGAGTTCAGCCCCTGGGTGTCGCAGGTGGTGCGTCTGCCCCGGGGGGGGCATCAGCTGGAGCTGGAGTGGACTGTGGGGCCGATCCCCGTGGG ggaTGGTCTGGGTAAGGAGGTGATCTCCAGGTTTGACTCTGACATCAACTCGTCTGGCCTGTTCTACACTGACTCCAATGGCAGAGAGATCCTGGAGCGCAG GAGGGATTTCCGACCCACCTGGGATCTGAAGCAGACGGAGCCGATCGCTGGGAACTACTACCCTGTCAACACGCGCATCTTCATCAAG gacggCCGCTCCCAGCTCACAGTGCTGACTGACCGCTCTCAGGGTGGCAGCAGCATCAAGGACGGCTCTCTGGAGCTCATG ctgcACCGGCGCCTGCTGCAGGATGACTTCCGGGGCGTGGGGGAGGCCCTGTCCGAGCCGGGCGATTACTACGACGGGCTGGTGGTGCGGGGGAAGCTGCTGGTGTCCCTGAGCCCCCCAGCGCTCGCCGCGGACACCCACCGGCCCGAGGCGCACCGTCAGGCCCTGCCCCCCCTGCTCTCACTGCAGCCGGGCAAGACTGTTGCAGGACAGAGACTGGAG tTCTCTGGGCTGCAGGCCGAGTTGCCCCCCGCTGTCCAGCTGCTCACCTTGTCTCAGTGGGACAGCGAGTCCGTGCTGCTCAGACTGGAGCACCGGTACCAGCGCGGAGAGAGCGTGGCCCACTCCCACCCGGTCACCGTCAACCTGCAG AAGCTGTTCTCTACCCTGGAGGTGGAGGGTGTGTCTGAGATGAGCCTCGCAGCCAATCAGTGGAAAGAAGAGATGACACGTCTGGACTGGAGGGGCGAGACag ATGCGAAGCCCCTGCACTCCAGGGAGGGCAGCCCCTCGGGGTCAGAGGTCACGCTGCAGCCGATGGAGATCCGGACCTTCCTGCTGAGAGTGCGCCGGCGCTGA
- the alkbh7 gene encoding alpha-ketoglutarate-dependent dioxygenase alkB homolog 7, mitochondrial, with product MRHLFTVIKRLSNKAPLRAHVLRPLKASGLVWESGRAGDGAGRLVCGSSPGALDKVRGQVEVREEFISEAEESALLQELEPGLRKKRYEFDHWDDAIHGYRETERVQWSPAGGAVLDRVRGVAFPGGGPLLGPVHVLDLDKTGYIKPHVDSVKFCGSTIAGLSLLSDSVMRLVSQQDAADWVDLLLPRRSLYIIRGSARYDFTHEILRDEESVFGGLRVPRQRRVTVICRNLPA from the exons ATGCGACATTTATTCACGGTTATTAAGCGTCTGAGTAACAAAGCGCCACTCCGTGCTCACGTCCTTCGGCCCCTGAAAGCCTCGGGGCTGGTCTGGGAAAGCGGGCGGGCAGGGGACGGCGCCGGGCGGCTTGTGTGCGGCTCGAGCCCCGGCGCCCTGGACAAGGTGCGCGGACAGGTGGAGGTGAGAGAGGAGTTCATCAGCGAGGCCGAGGAGAGCGCACTGCTGCAGGAGCTGGAGCCGGGCCTGCGCAAGAAGCGCTACGAGTTCGACCACTGGGATGAC GCAATCCATGGTTACCGGGAGACGGAGCGCGTGCAGTGGAGCCCGGCGGGGGGGGCAGTGCTGGACCGGGTCAGGGGTGTGGCTTTCCCCGGGGGCGGGCCTCTGCTCGGCCCAGTTCACGTACTGGACTTGGACAAAACCGGCTACATCAAACCACATGTCGACAGCGTCAAg TTCTGTGGCAGCACCATCGCTGGGCTCAGCCTCCTGTCGGACAGTGTGATGCGATTGGTCAGCCAGCAGGACGCGgctgattgggtggacctgcTGCTGCCCAGGCGCTCCCTCTACATCATCAG GGGCAGCGCTCGCTACGACTTCACCCACGAGATCCTGCGGGACGAGGAGTCGGTGTTCGGCGGCCTCAGGGTCCCTCGCCAGCGCCGCGTCACCGTCATCTGCAGGAACCTGCCGGCCTGA
- the gtf2f1 gene encoding general transcription factor IIF subunit 1 translates to MTSLGSSGSSSTEYVVRVPKNTNKKYNVMAFNVGDKVSFSSWTQARMERDVSGRRLYGEEEGPEGGAGSEFGRRQREEARRKKFGIVTREFRLEDQPWLLRVNGKAGRRFKGQKKGGVTENASYYIFTQCPDGAFEAFPVQGWYNFTPQARHRTLTAEEAEEEWSRRNKVVNHFSIMLQRRLREGDREEGEDDDDDEGDKGGKKKKKKKKKKPQDEGGRRGELRIHDLEEELEMSSDESDSSQGEDGEGKSKTKTEGEKGKGKNKKKKKKKRGSDSEAAEDSDDGDFEGQEVDYMSDESSSEEDEPEKVKPNKGEDVPKGIDEASESSEESEEEKQNEEEKKEEEDEEGGKKTPVQQEKKKRKDSSEESESSEDSDIDGETASALFMSKKRTPPKRAGGRGSAGSSRTGSRPGTPSLDTAATSSTLRAAASKLEQGKRQVAGVGVEPPSAKRLKMEPNPQSPQSPSGKSTPQPASGKSTPSTSDVQLTEEAVRRYLVRKPMTTKDLLKKFQTKRTGLSSEQTVNVLAQILKRLNPQRKSVGDKMHFYLTE, encoded by the exons ATGACGTCGCTg ggaagCAGTGGTTCGTCCTCAACGGAGTATGTTGTCAGAGTGCCcaa AAACACAAATAAGAAGTACAATGTCATGGCCTTCAATGTGGGGGACAAGgtcagcttctccagctggacACAG gCCCGGATGGAGCGCGACGTCAGCGGCCGGCGGCTCtatggggaggaggaggggccgGAGGGGGGCGCGGGCAGCGAGTTCGGCCGGCGGCAGCGGGAGGAGGCACGCAGGAAGAAGTTCGGCATCGTGACCCGCGAGTTCCGCCTGGAGGACCAGCCCTGGCTGCTGCGGGTCAACGGCAAGGCCGGCCGCAG gttcaAAGGTCAGAAGAAGGGGGGGGTGACTGAGAACGCCTCGTACTATATCTTCACGCAGTGTCCTGACGGCGCCTTCGAGGCGTTCCCCGTTCAGGGCTGGTACAACTTCACCCCACAGGCCCGGCACCGCACCCTCACCGCCGAGGAGGCCGAGGAGGAGTGGAGCAG GAGGAATAAGGTGGTGAATCACTTCAGCATCATGCTGCAGCGGCGGCTCCGGGAGGGCGACCGGGAAGAGGGGGAGGACGACGACGACGATGAGGGCGACaagggggggaagaaaaagaagaagaagaagaagaagaagcccCAGGATGAGGGGGGCAGGAGGGGGGAGCTGCGCATCCATGacctggaggaggagctggaaaTGAGCAGCGACGAGAGCGACAGCAGCCAGGGAGAGG acggGGAGGGCAAGTCCAAGACGAAGACGGAGGGAGAGAAGGGCAAAGGgaagaacaagaagaagaagaagaagaagcgaGGGAGCGACAGCGAGGCGGCGGAGGACAGCGACGATGGGGACTTCGAGGGCCAGGAGGTGGACTACATGTCTGACGAGAGCAG tTCAGAGGAGGATGAGCCAGAGAAGGTGAAGCCCAATAAAGGAGAAGACGTCCCTAAAG GGATCGATGAGGCGTCGgagagcagtgaggagagtgaggaggagaaacagaacgaggaggagaagaaggaggaggaggacgaggagggaGGGAAGAAGACCCCGGTGCagcaggagaagaagaagaggaagg ACAGCAGTGAGGAGTCTGAGAGCTCGGAGGACAGCGACATCGATGGAGAGACCGCGTCTGCGCTCTTCATGAgt aAGAAGCGCACCCCCCCAAAGCGCGCAGGGGGCCGGGGGTCAGCGGGCAGCTCTCGGACCGGCAGCCGTCCTGGCACCCCCTCCCTGGACACCGCGGCCACATCCAGCACCCTGCGAGCGGCTGCCAGCAAGCTGGAGCAAG gcAAGCGGCAGGTGGCGGGTGTGGGTGTGGAGCCCCCCTCAGCGAAGCGGCTGAAGATGGAGCCTAATCCCCAGAGCCCCCAGAGTCCCTCGGGCAAGAGCACCCCCCAGCCGGCATCCGGCAAGAGCACCCCCAGCACCAG TGACGTGCAGCTGACGGAGGAGGCGGTGCGCCGGTACCTGGTGCGGAAGCCCATGACCACCAAGGACCTGCTGAAGAAGTTCCAGACGAAGCGCACGGGGCTGAGCAGCGAGCAGACGGTCAACGTCCTCGCCCAGATCCTCAAGCGCCTCAACCCCCAGCGCAAGAGCGTGGGCGACAAGATGCACTTCTACCTCACTGAGTGA
- the LOC136753396 gene encoding persephin → MLELGDKAAVPAIAAAPGRQTAQALAAGRESEHEREGASERGREGERHGAAGEREGRGAAWRRRVRRWADPSPPAPCGLHTLLLRVAELGLGYDSEETVLFRYCGGGCPRARSNHDLALSSLLQRGALPPPTRLAEPPHSAPCCRPSRHEDLAFLDSAHRWHRVERLSAAACSCVG, encoded by the exons ATGCTCG agctGGGGGACAAGGCTGCAGTCCCAGCCATCGCCGCAGCACCCGGGCGGCAAACAGCACAGGCGCTGGCAGCGGGCAGAGAGAGCGAGcatgagagggagggagcgagcgagcgaggcagagagggagagcgccACGGTGCAGCAGGAGAGCGCGAGGGCCGGGGGGCGGCGTGGCGGCGGCGTGTGCGGCGCTGGGCGGACCCTTCCCCCCCCGCGCCCTGCGGCCTGCACACCTTACTGCTGCGCGTGGCCGAGCTGGGCCTGGGCTACGACTCCGAGGAGACGGTGCTGTTCCGCTACTGTGGCGGGGGCTGCCCCCGCGCCCGCTCCAACCACGACCTCGCCCTGAGCTCCCTGCTGCAGCGCGGcgccctgcccccccccacgCGCCTCGCCGAGCCCCCACACAGCGCCCCCTGCTGCCGGCCCTCCCGCCACGAGGACCTGGCCTTCCTGGACTCGGCCCACCGCTGGCACCGCGTGGAGAGGCTGTCCGCGGCCGCCTGCAGCTGCGTGGGGTAG